The following proteins are encoded in a genomic region of Apis mellifera strain DH4 linkage group LG14, Amel_HAv3.1, whole genome shotgun sequence:
- the LOC727150 gene encoding uncharacterized protein LOC727150 isoform X2 gives MAEDEKNKTEILQTEDLIEDTKEFVRRSLRKQSTSTIVESEALSIDSAQTKLSNDVEVHIQRSSRSKHHKNKTKHHKDKRKRRKHFKAENIISPLESVKRSSSDITSADEDQISFKKNNSKPDNGIDIESNLKSSLHITTKTECYDKEDVMTKTENLDSIEYVENVNINKNVLYHNIEDVDMKEITMVSDSNEQSQSKLATSSITKNMNRIVIEQVSNSKDTVSIINSHVQSDEIKDDENNSDDMQCVNINSNCSQININTNQEIEDRKLKKKRKGKYDVEEDDDENIKEDSCEDFIDDSVYKHRKKRHKHTNEHKNRKHHDVRKAPQDGIIMQENKNICSIIDDRTSVTIGKLQSENVENQMSEPQRLAIKIKLCQECNNRHLQDACPLITPQYAISDSISYEDWLNKYKENTEVVKAIKLDDPMSEGYGKITEDNESDDESLLIEQSKTKIKSQKEEKQLTIDLDRPLYARDSLPECFELKITNSEHGLGIYAKSSVPMHVKLGPLVGQPVREMDIPDDFSMRHIWEIDNNGKTLYISTTNPLKSNWIRYIRPAETKEERSVAVITKQGELHLVTTQNIISGMELTYWADSQSSAWTRKNKVDKTNCGGCNLNFAHPIYYRLHCCIFHDTNYSLTIRKYHCKVCGAAVLGKDNIMKHAAELHAGRGAYQCQYCKKFFLRLNYLEMHRTYGCAQNPQRSRPLCDFCGRKFCQPQKLKVHIKRMHSDMSEVLREFQCKLCLKLLGSRAALQRHMKEVHHKDVVGAATCDRCGKIFQNKSNLKIHMLTHSGVKPFKCKENACKAAFTTKQCLQFHYKKVHGLTEEMMPKIERSVAYTFDAYSGGLVEDVGRGKSPRPSRKTFQQENDYKIFIDDGNSKNDLRIETENISTHSTIIEFSTSPTNKYKMEHNSRISTSSFLMGASTSKSTEADVYGISRLQSKGSKKWLGEFNPPITSDILSNTIPHLSTSVVTENTYEFEDTRKEIGDKVSSSTNRTQDIMENTKLGLSVYRRTESANASLLVEAALDAAERDIGAVTSPILEDNDRDTNLYSISNQLQSPLPQRSPNHLDSYIQQEELISPAPTPDNRNTPPTHLHVDYQIHRPVDYISTPRTHNIDQYLHHEEIPRVSSPNNYIHIQQETLVSPSATPNPRYQDVHHHHHHHHHHHHHQISDNLSSDEGDSVVQNLSLSVKEKTMQLDLSTSYKYDPLEQEFARERANFEPLVLNGELQGLDMSARGFHHNFGVQIQNARYHHHLYEIAERQSVDLSRTGSYSISPTPLSVTSQVSSGSSVAVVPPPPPPPPPPPPPPPPPPPPPPPPAPPPPPPPPPPPPPPPPPYPHSDVLRVVSLDLTPGGRHTVDLTLSRPHHLHGSSTRVITSPQPTGSGNAHIVPDAIDGRILSSPPPPSLSGYNPNYPVSPAPYHPPRPGYHHYSGYY, from the exons atggCTGAGGATGAAAAGAACAAAACAGAAATATTGCAAACTGAAGATTTGATAGAAGATACAAAAGAATTTGTTCGTCGGAGTTTAAGAAAACAAAGTACTAGTACAATTGTAGAATCTGAGGCACTTTCTATTGATTCAGCACAAACCAAATTGTCCAATGATGTTGAAGTGCATATTCAGCGTAGCTCAAGATCTAaacatcataaaaataaaacaaaacatcataaagataaacgaaaaagaagaaaacattttaaagctgaaaatattatttcaccaCTTGAATCTGTTAAAAGGTCTTCAAGTGATATAACATCAGCAGATGaagatcaaatttcttttaaaaaaaataactctaAACCAGATAATGGAATAGatattgaatcaaatttaaaaagtagtCTTCATATTACTACAAAGACAGAATGTTATGACAAAGAAGATGTTATGACAAAGACTGAAAATTTAGATAGCATAGAATATgtagaaaatgtaaatattaacaaaaatgtactttatcataatattgaagatgtcgatatgaaagaaattacaatGGTTAGTGACAGCAATGAACAATCACAATCTAAATTAGCAACATCAtcaattactaaaaatatgaatagaatTGTGATAGAACaagtttcaaattcaaaagataCAGTATCTATCATAAATTCTCATGTCCAATCTGATGAGATAAAAGATGATGAGAATAATTCAGATGATATGCAAtgtgttaatataaattccaattgttcacaaattaacataaatacaAATCAAGAAATAGaggatcgaaaattaaaaaagaaacgaaaaggaaaatatgatgttgaagaagatgatgatgaaaatataaaagaagattcaTGTGAAGATTTTATAGATGATTCTGTATATAAACATAGGAAAAAAAGACACAAACATACTAATGAACATAAAAATCGTAAACATCACGATGTACGAAAAGCACCGCAAGATGGAATAATTATgcaagaaaataagaatatttgttcTATAATAGATGATAGAACTTCAGTTACAATTGGAAAACTTCAAAGTGAAAATGTTGAAAACCAAATGTCTGAGCCTCAAAGATtagctattaaaataaaactctgTCAAGAATGTAATAATCGTCATTTGCAAGATGCTTGTCCTTTAATAACACCTCAGTATGCTATTTCAGATTCTATATCATATGAAGAttggttaaataaatataaagaaaatactgAAGTTGTAAAAGCCATAAAGTTAGATGATCCTATGTCTGAAGGATATGGTAAAATAACAGAAGATAATGAATCAGATGATGAATCTTTATTGATTGAACaatctaaaacaaaaataaaaagtcaaaaagaggaaaaacaaTTAACTATAGATTTGGATCGACCATTATATGCTAGAGATTCTTTACCTGAatgttttgaattaaaaataactaattcAGAGCATGGACTTGGAATATATGCAAAAAGTTCTGTTCCAATGCATGTTAAATTAGGTCCTCTTGTTGGACAACCAGTTAGAGAGATGGATATTCCTGATGACTTTTCCATGAGACATATTTGGGAG atagataATAATGGTAAAACTTTGTATATAAGTACTACTAATCCACTAAAAAGTAATTGGATTCGTTATATTAGACCTGCTGAaacaaaagaggaaagaagtgTAGCTGTAATAACAAAACAAGGAGAATTACATCTTGTCACTACTCAAAATATCATATCAGGAATGGAATTAACTTATTGGGCAGATTCTCAATCTTCTGCATGGACACGAAAGAATAAAGTAGACAAAACAA attgtggaggatgtaatttaaattttgcacaTCCAATATACTATCGATTACATTGTTGTATCTTTCATGATACTAATTATAGTTTAActataagaaaatatcattgtaag gTATGTGGAGCTGCTGTTCTAggtaaagataatattatgaaacatGCAGCAGAATTACATGCGGGTCGAGGTGCATATCAATgtcaatattgtaaaaaattctttttacgtttaaattatttggaaatgcACCGTACTTATGGATGTGCACAAAATCCACAACGTTCAAGACCATTATGTGATTTTTGTGGACGTAAATTTTGTCAAccgcaaaaattaaaagtgcACATTAAACGAATGCATAGtg ATATGTCTGAAGTGCTCCGGGAATTTCAATGTAAATTATGTTTGAAACTTTTGGGATCTCGTGCTGCTCTTCAACGTCATATGAAAGAAGTTCATCATAAAGATGTAGTTGGTGCTGCAACCTGTGATCgatgtggaaaaatatttcaaaataaaagtaatctcAAAATACATATGTTAACACATAGCGGAGTAAAACCATTTAA ATGCAAAGAAAATGCTTGTAAAGCAGCTTTTACTACTAAACAATgtttacaatttcattataaaaaagtacATGGTCTTACAGAAGAAATGATGCCAAAAATTGAACGCTCTGTTGCTTATACTTTTGATGCATATAGTGGTGGACTTGTTGAAGATGTTGGTCGTGGAAAAAGTCCTCGACCAAGTAGAAAAACCTTTCAG caagaaaacgattataaaatatttatagatgatGGCAATTCCAAAAACGACTTAAGGATTGAAAcggaaaatatttctacacaTTCGACCATAATCGAGTTTAGTACAAGTcccacaaataaatataaaatggaacATAATTCACGAATCTCAACTTCGTCATTTTTAATGGGTGCATCAACATCAAAAAGTACAGAAGCAGATGTATATGGTATATCTAGATTACAAAGTAAAGGAAGTAAAAAATGGCTTGGAGAATTTAATCCTCCAATTACTTCAGATATACTATCTAATACGATTCCTCATTTGTCAACAAGTGTTGTTACAGAAAATACTTATGAATTTGAAGATACTAGAAAGGAAATTGGTGATAAAGTATCATCATCAACAAATAGAACACAAGATATAATGGAAAATACTAAATTAGGACTTAGCGTTTATAGAAGAACTGAAAGTGCAAATGCTAGTTTATTAGTAGAAGCTGCTCTTGATGCTGCTGAACGGGATATAGGAGCAGTAACTAGTCCAATATTGGAGGATAATGATCGCGATACAAATCTCTATTCAATATCCAATCAATTACAATCTCCATTGCCTCAAAGATCACCAAATCATTTAGATTCTTATATACAGCAAGAAGAACTGATATCTCCTGCACCGACACCAGATAATAGAAATACACCACCTACACATTTACATGTCGATTATCAAATACATCGGCCCGTTGATTATATCAGTACACCAAGAACGCATAACATCGATCAATATTTGCATCACGAAGAAATACCACGAGTTTCTTcaccaaataattatatacatattcaacaAGAAACTTTGGTATCACCTTCAGCAACACCAAATCCTCGATATCAAGACgtgcatcatcatcatcatcaccatcatcaccatcatcatcatcaaatATCAGATAATTTATCTAGTGATGAAGGTGATTCAGTTGTGCAAAATCTTAGTCTTTCGGTAAAAGAAAAGACAATGCAATTAGATCTCTCAAcatcatataaatatgatcCTCTTGAACAAGAATTCGCTAGAGAAAGAGCTAACTTTGAACCACTTGTTCTTAATGGAGAACTTCAAGGATTGGATATGTCTGCTAGAGGATTTCATCATAATTTTGGTGTACAGATACAAAATGcgcgatatcatcatcatttgtATGAAATTGCAGAAAGACAAAGTGTTGATCTTAGTAGGACTGGAAGTTATTCGATATCACCAACTCCTCTTTCAGTAACTTCCCAAGTATCGTCTGGTTCTTCGGTGGCAGTAGTtcctccaccaccaccgcctccaccaccaccaccaccaccacctccgCCGCCTCCCccacctcctccacctccagctcctcctcctccaccaccacctccTCCGCCACCTCCCCCACCTCCTCCACCTTATCCTCATAGTGATGTTTTAAGAGTTGTAAGTTTAGATCTTACTCCTGGTGGACGTCACACTGTTGATCTTACTCTTTCAAGACCGCATCATTTACACGGATCTAGTACTCGTGTAATAACAAGTCCTCAACCTACAGGCTCTGGCAATGCACATATCGTACCTGACGCGATCGATGGACGAATTTTATCTTCTCCTCCACCGCCTTCTTTATCAGGATATAATCCAAATTATCCTGTAAGTCCTGCTCCATATCATCCACCAAGACCAGGATATCATCATTACTCCGGTTATTACTAA
- the LOC727150 gene encoding uncharacterized protein LOC727150 isoform X1 — protein MPKKSTRHVRNSGLTRSSHHKSSNLGTTSESKTKHFLSVRIGLTNGKRWLSLKKRLGLSTDEDVAVYLLDLAESVSRHNTKCNGEERKEMAEDEKNKTEILQTEDLIEDTKEFVRRSLRKQSTSTIVESEALSIDSAQTKLSNDVEVHIQRSSRSKHHKNKTKHHKDKRKRRKHFKAENIISPLESVKRSSSDITSADEDQISFKKNNSKPDNGIDIESNLKSSLHITTKTECYDKEDVMTKTENLDSIEYVENVNINKNVLYHNIEDVDMKEITMVSDSNEQSQSKLATSSITKNMNRIVIEQVSNSKDTVSIINSHVQSDEIKDDENNSDDMQCVNINSNCSQININTNQEIEDRKLKKKRKGKYDVEEDDDENIKEDSCEDFIDDSVYKHRKKRHKHTNEHKNRKHHDVRKAPQDGIIMQENKNICSIIDDRTSVTIGKLQSENVENQMSEPQRLAIKIKLCQECNNRHLQDACPLITPQYAISDSISYEDWLNKYKENTEVVKAIKLDDPMSEGYGKITEDNESDDESLLIEQSKTKIKSQKEEKQLTIDLDRPLYARDSLPECFELKITNSEHGLGIYAKSSVPMHVKLGPLVGQPVREMDIPDDFSMRHIWEIDNNGKTLYISTTNPLKSNWIRYIRPAETKEERSVAVITKQGELHLVTTQNIISGMELTYWADSQSSAWTRKNKVDKTNCGGCNLNFAHPIYYRLHCCIFHDTNYSLTIRKYHCKVCGAAVLGKDNIMKHAAELHAGRGAYQCQYCKKFFLRLNYLEMHRTYGCAQNPQRSRPLCDFCGRKFCQPQKLKVHIKRMHSDMSEVLREFQCKLCLKLLGSRAALQRHMKEVHHKDVVGAATCDRCGKIFQNKSNLKIHMLTHSGVKPFKCKENACKAAFTTKQCLQFHYKKVHGLTEEMMPKIERSVAYTFDAYSGGLVEDVGRGKSPRPSRKTFQQENDYKIFIDDGNSKNDLRIETENISTHSTIIEFSTSPTNKYKMEHNSRISTSSFLMGASTSKSTEADVYGISRLQSKGSKKWLGEFNPPITSDILSNTIPHLSTSVVTENTYEFEDTRKEIGDKVSSSTNRTQDIMENTKLGLSVYRRTESANASLLVEAALDAAERDIGAVTSPILEDNDRDTNLYSISNQLQSPLPQRSPNHLDSYIQQEELISPAPTPDNRNTPPTHLHVDYQIHRPVDYISTPRTHNIDQYLHHEEIPRVSSPNNYIHIQQETLVSPSATPNPRYQDVHHHHHHHHHHHHHQISDNLSSDEGDSVVQNLSLSVKEKTMQLDLSTSYKYDPLEQEFARERANFEPLVLNGELQGLDMSARGFHHNFGVQIQNARYHHHLYEIAERQSVDLSRTGSYSISPTPLSVTSQVSSGSSVAVVPPPPPPPPPPPPPPPPPPPPPPPPAPPPPPPPPPPPPPPPPPYPHSDVLRVVSLDLTPGGRHTVDLTLSRPHHLHGSSTRVITSPQPTGSGNAHIVPDAIDGRILSSPPPPSLSGYNPNYPVSPAPYHPPRPGYHHYSGYY, from the exons ATGCCGAAGAAAAGTACTAGACATGTGAGAAACTCGGGATTAACGAGAAGTTCTCATCATAAAAGCAGTAATCTTGGAACAACATCAGAATCGAAAACGAAACACTTTCTAAGCGTTCGCATTGGTCTTACCAACGGTAAACGTTGGCTTTCTCTCAAAAAACGCTTAGGTCTGTCAACGGATGAAGATGTTGCAGTTTATTTGTTGGATCTTGCCGAATCTGTTTCCAG ACACAACACTAAATGCAatggagaagagagaaaggaaatggCTGAGGATGAAAAGAACAAAACAGAAATATTGCAAACTGAAGATTTGATAGAAGATACAAAAGAATTTGTTCGTCGGAGTTTAAGAAAACAAAGTACTAGTACAATTGTAGAATCTGAGGCACTTTCTATTGATTCAGCACAAACCAAATTGTCCAATGATGTTGAAGTGCATATTCAGCGTAGCTCAAGATCTAaacatcataaaaataaaacaaaacatcataaagataaacgaaaaagaagaaaacattttaaagctgaaaatattatttcaccaCTTGAATCTGTTAAAAGGTCTTCAAGTGATATAACATCAGCAGATGaagatcaaatttcttttaaaaaaaataactctaAACCAGATAATGGAATAGatattgaatcaaatttaaaaagtagtCTTCATATTACTACAAAGACAGAATGTTATGACAAAGAAGATGTTATGACAAAGACTGAAAATTTAGATAGCATAGAATATgtagaaaatgtaaatattaacaaaaatgtactttatcataatattgaagatgtcgatatgaaagaaattacaatGGTTAGTGACAGCAATGAACAATCACAATCTAAATTAGCAACATCAtcaattactaaaaatatgaatagaatTGTGATAGAACaagtttcaaattcaaaagataCAGTATCTATCATAAATTCTCATGTCCAATCTGATGAGATAAAAGATGATGAGAATAATTCAGATGATATGCAAtgtgttaatataaattccaattgttcacaaattaacataaatacaAATCAAGAAATAGaggatcgaaaattaaaaaagaaacgaaaaggaaaatatgatgttgaagaagatgatgatgaaaatataaaagaagattcaTGTGAAGATTTTATAGATGATTCTGTATATAAACATAGGAAAAAAAGACACAAACATACTAATGAACATAAAAATCGTAAACATCACGATGTACGAAAAGCACCGCAAGATGGAATAATTATgcaagaaaataagaatatttgttcTATAATAGATGATAGAACTTCAGTTACAATTGGAAAACTTCAAAGTGAAAATGTTGAAAACCAAATGTCTGAGCCTCAAAGATtagctattaaaataaaactctgTCAAGAATGTAATAATCGTCATTTGCAAGATGCTTGTCCTTTAATAACACCTCAGTATGCTATTTCAGATTCTATATCATATGAAGAttggttaaataaatataaagaaaatactgAAGTTGTAAAAGCCATAAAGTTAGATGATCCTATGTCTGAAGGATATGGTAAAATAACAGAAGATAATGAATCAGATGATGAATCTTTATTGATTGAACaatctaaaacaaaaataaaaagtcaaaaagaggaaaaacaaTTAACTATAGATTTGGATCGACCATTATATGCTAGAGATTCTTTACCTGAatgttttgaattaaaaataactaattcAGAGCATGGACTTGGAATATATGCAAAAAGTTCTGTTCCAATGCATGTTAAATTAGGTCCTCTTGTTGGACAACCAGTTAGAGAGATGGATATTCCTGATGACTTTTCCATGAGACATATTTGGGAG atagataATAATGGTAAAACTTTGTATATAAGTACTACTAATCCACTAAAAAGTAATTGGATTCGTTATATTAGACCTGCTGAaacaaaagaggaaagaagtgTAGCTGTAATAACAAAACAAGGAGAATTACATCTTGTCACTACTCAAAATATCATATCAGGAATGGAATTAACTTATTGGGCAGATTCTCAATCTTCTGCATGGACACGAAAGAATAAAGTAGACAAAACAA attgtggaggatgtaatttaaattttgcacaTCCAATATACTATCGATTACATTGTTGTATCTTTCATGATACTAATTATAGTTTAActataagaaaatatcattgtaag gTATGTGGAGCTGCTGTTCTAggtaaagataatattatgaaacatGCAGCAGAATTACATGCGGGTCGAGGTGCATATCAATgtcaatattgtaaaaaattctttttacgtttaaattatttggaaatgcACCGTACTTATGGATGTGCACAAAATCCACAACGTTCAAGACCATTATGTGATTTTTGTGGACGTAAATTTTGTCAAccgcaaaaattaaaagtgcACATTAAACGAATGCATAGtg ATATGTCTGAAGTGCTCCGGGAATTTCAATGTAAATTATGTTTGAAACTTTTGGGATCTCGTGCTGCTCTTCAACGTCATATGAAAGAAGTTCATCATAAAGATGTAGTTGGTGCTGCAACCTGTGATCgatgtggaaaaatatttcaaaataaaagtaatctcAAAATACATATGTTAACACATAGCGGAGTAAAACCATTTAA ATGCAAAGAAAATGCTTGTAAAGCAGCTTTTACTACTAAACAATgtttacaatttcattataaaaaagtacATGGTCTTACAGAAGAAATGATGCCAAAAATTGAACGCTCTGTTGCTTATACTTTTGATGCATATAGTGGTGGACTTGTTGAAGATGTTGGTCGTGGAAAAAGTCCTCGACCAAGTAGAAAAACCTTTCAG caagaaaacgattataaaatatttatagatgatGGCAATTCCAAAAACGACTTAAGGATTGAAAcggaaaatatttctacacaTTCGACCATAATCGAGTTTAGTACAAGTcccacaaataaatataaaatggaacATAATTCACGAATCTCAACTTCGTCATTTTTAATGGGTGCATCAACATCAAAAAGTACAGAAGCAGATGTATATGGTATATCTAGATTACAAAGTAAAGGAAGTAAAAAATGGCTTGGAGAATTTAATCCTCCAATTACTTCAGATATACTATCTAATACGATTCCTCATTTGTCAACAAGTGTTGTTACAGAAAATACTTATGAATTTGAAGATACTAGAAAGGAAATTGGTGATAAAGTATCATCATCAACAAATAGAACACAAGATATAATGGAAAATACTAAATTAGGACTTAGCGTTTATAGAAGAACTGAAAGTGCAAATGCTAGTTTATTAGTAGAAGCTGCTCTTGATGCTGCTGAACGGGATATAGGAGCAGTAACTAGTCCAATATTGGAGGATAATGATCGCGATACAAATCTCTATTCAATATCCAATCAATTACAATCTCCATTGCCTCAAAGATCACCAAATCATTTAGATTCTTATATACAGCAAGAAGAACTGATATCTCCTGCACCGACACCAGATAATAGAAATACACCACCTACACATTTACATGTCGATTATCAAATACATCGGCCCGTTGATTATATCAGTACACCAAGAACGCATAACATCGATCAATATTTGCATCACGAAGAAATACCACGAGTTTCTTcaccaaataattatatacatattcaacaAGAAACTTTGGTATCACCTTCAGCAACACCAAATCCTCGATATCAAGACgtgcatcatcatcatcatcaccatcatcaccatcatcatcatcaaatATCAGATAATTTATCTAGTGATGAAGGTGATTCAGTTGTGCAAAATCTTAGTCTTTCGGTAAAAGAAAAGACAATGCAATTAGATCTCTCAAcatcatataaatatgatcCTCTTGAACAAGAATTCGCTAGAGAAAGAGCTAACTTTGAACCACTTGTTCTTAATGGAGAACTTCAAGGATTGGATATGTCTGCTAGAGGATTTCATCATAATTTTGGTGTACAGATACAAAATGcgcgatatcatcatcatttgtATGAAATTGCAGAAAGACAAAGTGTTGATCTTAGTAGGACTGGAAGTTATTCGATATCACCAACTCCTCTTTCAGTAACTTCCCAAGTATCGTCTGGTTCTTCGGTGGCAGTAGTtcctccaccaccaccgcctccaccaccaccaccaccaccacctccgCCGCCTCCCccacctcctccacctccagctcctcctcctccaccaccacctccTCCGCCACCTCCCCCACCTCCTCCACCTTATCCTCATAGTGATGTTTTAAGAGTTGTAAGTTTAGATCTTACTCCTGGTGGACGTCACACTGTTGATCTTACTCTTTCAAGACCGCATCATTTACACGGATCTAGTACTCGTGTAATAACAAGTCCTCAACCTACAGGCTCTGGCAATGCACATATCGTACCTGACGCGATCGATGGACGAATTTTATCTTCTCCTCCACCGCCTTCTTTATCAGGATATAATCCAAATTATCCTGTAAGTCCTGCTCCATATCATCCACCAAGACCAGGATATCATCATTACTCCGGTTATTACTAA
- the LOC410557 gene encoding ATP synthase subunit d, mitochondrial produces MSRKALKAINWSAITERIPSSEKAALTAFKSKSDRYLQRMMAYPEDLPKIDWTYYKKTIITPGLVDKFYKEYEAISIPYPTDKYTQAIDSEQKEIADKIQSFIQEVNSQIAELQQNLDRIKNMIPFSEMTMEDFSDIQPKGTLRPDEEPTTWPHTEDSQEKFGEKDDPKDKDNH; encoded by the exons atgtcACGAAAAGCACTTAAAGCAATAAATTGGTCTGCTATAACTGAACGAATTCCAAGTTCTGAGAAAGCTGCTTTGACAgcttttaaatctaaatctgATAGATATTTACAACG TATGATGGCTTATCCAGAAGATTTACCAAAAATTGATTggacatattataaaaaaactattatcacTCCTGGTTTAGTTGATaagttttataaagaatatgaaGCAATATCAATACCATATCCAACAGATAAATATACACAAGCAATTGATTctgaacaaaaagaaatt gCTGATAAAATACAAAGTTTCATTCAAGAAGTAAATAGTCAAATTGCAGAATTACAACAAAATTTGGAtcggataaaaaatatgataccaTTTTCAGAAATGACAATGGAAGATTTTTCTGATATACAACCAAAAGGAACCTTAAGACCTGATGAAGAACCTACAACTTGGCCTCATACAGAAGATAGTCAAGAGAAATTTGGTGAAAAAGATGAtccaaaagataaagataatcattaa